The stretch of DNA CGGCGATGGACAATGGGTGAAAATCAAAGTTGCCTTTATTGAGCAATGCCAGGCCATTGAAGGCATCTGCTCGTCCCTGTTGGACTTCAATGCCATGATCATTACCAACCAGCAGGAGGTCCATTTGTCCATCCTGATCGATATCATAAGGTAAAATGCCATAGACAGGGGCTAATTGAGCAGCGATGGGTAGTGCCTTGGCCTCAAATCGGCCATTTCCTTTATTTTCAATGACCACGGTTTTCATCCAATTGGCGGAAAGGATCATTGCATCGGCCATTTCCTCGGGCGTAAACATATCAGATACCGTCGCCTCTCCATATTCGCCATAGGTATTAAATTTCTTGCGAATACCTACAAACTGTTTAATTAAATCTGGTCGAGGATGGTAAAGGTATTCATTTTTATTACCTAAAGAATCCTGCCAATAACAAGAAATGAGGGGGTCGATCATTCCATTGGCGTCGAGGTCCTTGCCGTAGACGCGGATGGGTTGGTCGGAGGTGCACCGAAAGTAGAGGTTTTCGCCAAAATTGCCGGCGATATAGTCCATATCGCCGTCCTGATCAAGATCAGCAGCTGCCAGGCTATTCCACCAGCCTTTGTCATCAGCCAAACCGCTATTTGTTGTGATATCAACCAAGGTCTTACCATTCTTGTTTTCAAAAATGGTAATGGGCATCCATTCTCCTGCCAAGATTAAATCGGGCCATTGATCGCCATTTATATCTGTCCAGAGGGCATCGCTAATGAGGCCTGGCCGGAGCAAAGCTTCGTTTGTTTCTGCGGTGATATCTGTAAACTTCACCCGTCCTGGCTGGCTGTCATTGCGGAGCAAAAAGCTACGATCAGGCAGCGGATATCCTCTAGGCAGGACGCGGCTGCCCACAAAAAGATCCAGGTCGCCATCGCCATCAAAGTCTGCCGCTTTTACGCAGGAGCCATTGGCTTTCATTTCGGGTAAAGCGTCAGCAGATAAAGTGAAGCCTCCCTTGCCATCATTGACGTATAGGACATCCTGATACAGGATGCTTCCTTGCTCCGACTGAGCACTACCCCGAACAATATAGAGGTCATTGTCGCCATCGCCATCCGCATCAAACAAAAGGCTCGCCGTGTCTTCCTCCCGCGCCTCCGCATCGGTCTTATAACTGACGAGTTCGGTCTTAAACTGGCCATCTGCTTGTTGCCACATCCAATTTTCTTGAAAGGTTCTGCTTCCACCCAAAAAGATATCATCGAGGCCATCACCATTGGCGTCGCCGACTGCGATAGACGGGCCATATTGAGAAAATTTGTGTGGCAGGGTACGCTGAAAGTTGAAATCAATGAAATCCAGCTCTTGGTTTTTGTACAGGAGCTGATAATCCTTGGCCACCGATGCAAAGAAGGCAGCGCTATGTGTTTTTTTGAGGAAAGGAGCTTGAGCCGTTGAATGACTCACTTCCAGCCGTTGATTGGCTACCACATTGGTCATGATACTTTGCAGACCATCAGGCCAGTTGATGAGCAGGGTATCGACCGAGGGGAGGTCTCCAAGCCCAAAATGGAGGGTGTTTTCTGATTTGGATAAATAGCCGCGACCGGAGAGCAAGTAGATTTTTTGTCGTTTCCCTTGGTAGCGGATTTCGGCAGAAGCACCAAACGCATCTGGATTTTTGGCCGCTCCTTTAAGTTGAACCCGCAGGTAATTTTTGCCTGAGGCGACTTGGTCCAGGTGGTTGAGGGTGTTTTCAAAGACAAAGGCCTTGTCGCCGATATTGTTAGTTACCAGGTCAAGATCGCCGTCATTATCTAGGTCGGCATAGGCAGCGCCATTGGTAAAGGAAGGGATATCCAGGCCCCATTTTTTGGTGACGTTTTCAAAACTTAGATCGCCTTTGTTTCTAAACAGGAAATTAGGAGATTTAACCTCCGGAATTCTTTCGTACAATTCTTTGGTCGTTACCAGGTTTTTAGCAAAAGCACGGAAATCTCCAAAATCCCGGTCGGTCACATCTCGAGGGAAACCATTGGCTACATAGAGGTCCTTCCATCCGTCATTGTCATAGTCGGCGAATAGGGGCGCCCAGCTCCAGTCTGTTTCCTGCACCTCAGCGTACATGCCGATTTCCGCAAAAACAGGTAGGCCCGTTGTGGGGTTTGTTCCCTGGTTGAGCTGGAGGGTATTGCGGGTATATTGATAATTGTAGCCGTATCGTTCTGTGAGGATTTGCATTTGGTAGCTGCTTTCTCCCTGAAAGAGTTTTTTTCTTTTATTATAATAAGGCTGCATTTCAGTTGTGAAAAAATCGGCTGCACCATCATTATTGATATCTGCCACATCACTGCCCATTGCTGATAAAGAGAAATGCTTGAAAATTTTGCCTGCCTGGTTGGTAAAGGTTCCGTCTTGGTTATTGATGAAAATCAAATCATCACTTTGATAGTCATTGGCTACATAGATATCTTGCCAACCATCTTCATTGATATCAAGGATCAGGGTACTATGGCTATAACCATCTTGCAGCAGGCCCGCCGCGAGCGACACATCGGTAAAAACGGGATGCCCCAGGGTTTCATCCCAATTGTTTTGGAAGAGATTATCTCTGTTTAGCCCTGTGCCATCCAATTTTATATCTACAAACTGATTGGGATAGCGATCTTCTATGAGATTAACCCCAACGAAAAGGTCGAGGTCGCCGTCGTTGTCGTAATCAAAGAATTGAGCATGGGAGGAATGACTTGGATCGTCGACACCATATGCTTTACCCATCTCTAAGAAAGAGGGGATGCCTTCCGCGTTATTTCCTTGGTTGACATAGAGCAAATTTCGGCGATTATCCGGATTTTCGTCCAGGGTATTACAAACATAGATATCCAGCTTACCATCCAGGTTGATATCCAGG from Saprospiraceae bacterium encodes:
- a CDS encoding VCBS repeat-containing protein, with protein sequence MKNNHQKYPSLYFLILLANLLLWSSCQQTQTKTTFRLLPAAQTGVQFANEITETDSFNILMTEFIYNGGGVAIGDLNGDGLEDLFFTGNQVDNQLYINQGKLTFINASALAGIQKTNPAQWSSGANILDINLDGKLDIYVCNTLDENPDNRRNLLYVNQGNNAEGIPSFLEMGKAYGVDDPSHSSHAQFFDYDNDGDLDLFVGVNLIEDRYPNQFVDIKLDGTGLNRDNLFQNNWDETLGHPVFTDVSLAAGLLQDGYSHSTLILDINEDGWQDIYVANDYQSDDLIFINNQDGTFTNQAGKIFKHFSLSAMGSDVADINNDGAADFFTTEMQPYYNKRKKLFQGESSYQMQILTERYGYNYQYTRNTLQLNQGTNPTTGLPVFAEIGMYAEVQETDWSWAPLFADYDNDGWKDLYVANGFPRDVTDRDFGDFRAFAKNLVTTKELYERIPEVKSPNFLFRNKGDLSFENVTKKWGLDIPSFTNGAAYADLDNDGDLDLVTNNIGDKAFVFENTLNHLDQVASGKNYLRVQLKGAAKNPDAFGASAEIRYQGKRQKIYLLSGRGYLSKSENTLHFGLGDLPSVDTLLINWPDGLQSIMTNVVANQRLEVSHSTAQAPFLKKTHSAAFFASVAKDYQLLYKNQELDFIDFNFQRTLPHKFSQYGPSIAVGDANGDGLDDIFLGGSRTFQENWMWQQADGQFKTELVSYKTDAEAREEDTASLLFDADGDGDNDLYIVRGSAQSEQGSILYQDVLYVNDGKGGFTLSADALPEMKANGSCVKAADFDGDGDLDLFVGSRVLPRGYPLPDRSFLLRNDSQPGRVKFTDITAETNEALLRPGLISDALWTDINGDQWPDLILAGEWMPITIFENKNGKTLVDITTNSGLADDKGWWNSLAAADLDQDGDMDYIAGNFGENLYFRCTSDQPIRVYGKDLDANGMIDPLISCYWQDSLGNKNEYLYHPRPDLIKQFVGIRKKFNTYGEYGEATVSDMFTPEEMADAMILSANWMKTVVIENKGNGRFEAKALPIAAQLAPVYGILPYDIDQDGQMDLLLVGNDHGIEVQQGRADAFNGLALLNKGNFDFHPLSIAESNFMVKGDAIGVTQLLSGRNQELIVATQNRDSLQVFTLQRTAEKQFIPLKTTELKAIYYLQNGRTRAEEFYWGSSFMSQKGRYVVKTDAVSKIEVLTRTGEISRVIE